In Pseudomonas abieticivorans, the genomic window CCAACGAAGCGAAGAAAGGGCCGATTCTCAACGAATCGAAGTTCACCCCGGACATGTATACCGCCGATGCGGCGCGTGCGATGGGGCGCTGATTGGGCTGAGTCGTCGAGCGTAAAAAACCCCAGGTGAAAACCTGGGGTTTTTTTATGGGTTATTTCCCGCTAGCCGCGCGGCCCCTCGGCTTCACGCTTGCAGCCCGGCACGGTGGCCTGCGGCAATGGCCCCTTCGATATAGCCCAAGCTCTGGCAGTCGCCAATGCTCGCGACCTTAAGCCCCGCACGGCTCAAGGCATCCCCCAGCGTGGTGTCCGGGGTCGCGCCACTGGCCAGCACCACCGAGTCGCAACCCACTTCGGCGCTTTCACCCTCGGCGGTTTGGTAGCGCACGCGGTTACCTTCGATCGCGGTCACGGTGACCCCGGCCAGCAATTGCCCGCCATGCTCGCGAATGCCGTGCAGTACCCGCCAGCGGCGCACGATCGCCAGTTCCCGGCCCAGGTGAAGCGTGCTTTCCAACACACAGACCTGGCGACCACGGGCGATCAGGAACTCGGCCAGTTCAAGGCCCACCAGCCCACCACCGACAATGGTCACGCGCTTGCCCAGGGGCATCCAGACGTGAGAGAGCTTTTGCATGGCCTCGGTGCTGTCGGTGACGCCGATCAGGTTGCCGGCTTTCATCAAGGTGCGCTGGGCCAGCGAGAGTTTGCGTTTGGCGATGTCGTGCGCGTGATCCCCGGTCATCAGGCGTCGCAACTCGTCACCGCTCCACACGTGGTTCTGCTGCGCGCCGGGAATGTTCGGTGCGGCGCGCTGTGCGCCCGTGGCGACAATCACCTGGTCGACGGCCAGGTCGCGCAACAGGGCGGCGTCGACGAGGGCACCCAGGCGCACCTCGATGGGCAACTGCTGCACCTGGTACAGCAGGTTGTCGAGCAGCCGACCGTTCTCGGGGTAGGCCAGGGCTGCAAAGAACAGCGTGCCGCCCAGGCGCTCGCTGCGCTCAAGCAGCGTGACCCGATGGCCGCGTAACGCCGCCACCCGTGCAGCCTCCAGGCCCGCCGGGCCGCCGCCGACCACGGCGATGTGCTGCGCGTTGGCCGCCGGCGTGATGACCCGCTCGGCCTCATGACCGGTTTGCGGGTTAACCGCGCACTTGACCCGCTCATTGATAAAGATCTGGCTGACGCACACATAGCAGTAGATGCAGGGCCGAATTGCCCCGGGCTGGCTTGCGGCCAGTTTGTTCGGTAGCTGTGGGTCGGCCAGCAATTTGCGGCCCATGGCGATGAAATCGCAATGGTCGGCGGCAATGGCCGTGTCACCGGCATCGGGCTCGATGCGCCCGACCGCGATCACCGGAATGTTCACGCACTGCTTGATGGCTGCGGTCCATTCGAGGAAGCCACTGGGCTTTTGCACCAGCGGCGCTTCGGTAAAGGCCACGCCGCTGGTGGTCGCGGCATACGCCGAGACGCTGACCGCATCGGCCCCGGCACCTTCTGCCAAACGCGCCACGGCCTTGGCATCATCAAGGCTGATACCCCCGGGGGTACCCAGCTCTTGCGCATCCAGGCGCAGCCACACGCCAAAGTCGGCACCTACCCGCGCACGCACCGCCGCCAGCACTTCCAGCAGCAACCGCGCACGGTTTTCCAGGCTTGCGCCGTATTCGTCGTCACGCTGGTTGTAATAGGGCGACAGGAAGCCGGCGATAATGTAGTTATGCGCGGCATGGATCTCCACCCCGTCGAAACCGGCACGTTGCGCACGGTGCGCGGCGGCGGCGAACCATTCGACCATCTGGGCGATGTCGTCGTGGTCCATCACGCGCAGTTCTATGCCACCTTTGCGACCGCGCACGGCGCTGACAAACGAGGCCAGTTCTTCCGGGGTCAAGGCTTGCATCATGTCCGAGCTGCTGGCCGGTGGTGTCGACGGCACCCACAATGGTCGGCCGGCGGCCATGTCGCGAATTGCATTTTTGCCGGCGTGCTGCAATTGCATGGCGATTTTCGCGCCGTGCGAGTGCACGCGCTCGGCCAGGCGGGTCAAGCCGGGGAGGAACTCGTCGCTGGACACGCCGACCTGGTACGGTTCGGCGGTGCCGGCCGGAAAGGCGATGGCGCACACGCCCATGATCAACAGCCCGGCACCGCCGGCGGCGCGGGCTTCGTAGTACGCCTGTATACGCTCGCCACAGTGGCCATCGGCTTCGGCAAAGTTGGAGCCCATGGGCGCCATGATGATGCGGTTGCGCAAGTGAAGGGGGCCGATGCGGCCAGGTGCAAGCAAGTGGGACATTTTTGTCATTGTTATTTCTGCCCTTGGTGGCGGCCTGAGCGCGCCAGCGGCCCGTCTGCCGCTGGCGCAGGGTGCTTAGCCTTGGAGGAACTCAAGGCAGGAGCGATTGAACAGCTCGCGATGTTCCACCTGAACCCAATGCCCACAGCGGTTGAGCACAATAAAGCGGGCATCGGGGGCATTGTCGAGGATTTTCATCGCGCCGCCGACCGGGTTGAAATTGTCGTTGGTGCCCCAGAAGCCGAGAATCGGTACGTGCAGTTCATGCAGGCGCTCGGTCATGTTCGGCACCATCATGGTCGAGAACAGGCAGTGCGGCTGGTGCAGTGACACCGCGACGCGCTCGGCCAGCAAGCTGTCCGGCAGTTGCGAGGGGTCGAACAATTGCAGGCTCATGATCTGGCGCATGGTGTCGACGGTCAGCGGGCCGGCATTGAACAGCTCGACCATGCGTTGAATACCGATCTTCTCGAAGTAGGTGGCCCGCTCCTCGACCCCGCCCGGAGCCATCAGGATCAGTTTTTCGATGAGCGCGGGTTGTGCCAGGGCCAGGCCGATGGCGATGGCGCCGCCCAGCGAGTTGCCCAGTATCGTGCAACGCTGTACCTCAAGGGCCTTGAGCAAACCGGACACGGCCTCGACGAAAAAGTCCAGGTTGTACTGAATATTGTCAGGCTTGTCCGAGCGGCCAAAGCCGGGCAGGTCGATCACCAGGTTGCGAAAGCCTGCGGCGACAAATTCAGAGTAGTTACCCTTGAAGTTGCTGTAGCCACTGGCGCCCGGGCCACTGCCGTGCAGCCAAAGCACCACGGGGCCGCTGCCTTCATCCAGGTAATGCAGGCGCAGGCCATTGTCGAGGGTGACAAAGTGGCCAATGGGCAACGGTAGGTCTTGTTCTGACATCTTCGAATCTCCATTCATCAAGCGGTGACTGCTGTTTCAGGGGCGGCAACGGGAGGTGCCGTTCGCATCAATTGGGCGCGGTAGCGGGGCAGGGCCATGCCAAGGAAGACGGTCGAGAGCATCAACATCGAGATCGAGGCGGCCAGTGCATAGCGCAAGGCTTCGGTGCCCAGGGTCGGTGCAAATAGATCGCTGAGCACGCCGATCAACAGTGGGCCAACACCGACACCCAGCAAGGTCATGGCCATGACGAAGATCGAGGTGGCCTGGGCCAGGCGCGCGGCAGGGAACAAATGGGTGACGGCGCCAAGGCACGGGGTCGCCCACCAGGTGCCGAAAAAGGCAAAGCCGGCGTAGAACATGAAGGCGGTCGGTACCGGGGTGCTCCCCAGGTGGAACAGCGTGCCGGTTGGCCAAAGGAAGTACGCCAGGCCAAAGGGAATGCTGACCACGGTCGCCAGCA contains:
- a CDS encoding oxidoreductase, with the protein product MTKMSHLLAPGRIGPLHLRNRIIMAPMGSNFAEADGHCGERIQAYYEARAAGGAGLLIMGVCAIAFPAGTAEPYQVGVSSDEFLPGLTRLAERVHSHGAKIAMQLQHAGKNAIRDMAAGRPLWVPSTPPASSSDMMQALTPEELASFVSAVRGRKGGIELRVMDHDDIAQMVEWFAAAAHRAQRAGFDGVEIHAAHNYIIAGFLSPYYNQRDDEYGASLENRARLLLEVLAAVRARVGADFGVWLRLDAQELGTPGGISLDDAKAVARLAEGAGADAVSVSAYAATTSGVAFTEAPLVQKPSGFLEWTAAIKQCVNIPVIAVGRIEPDAGDTAIAADHCDFIAMGRKLLADPQLPNKLAASQPGAIRPCIYCYVCVSQIFINERVKCAVNPQTGHEAERVITPAANAQHIAVVGGGPAGLEAARVAALRGHRVTLLERSERLGGTLFFAALAYPENGRLLDNLLYQVQQLPIEVRLGALVDAALLRDLAVDQVIVATGAQRAAPNIPGAQQNHVWSGDELRRLMTGDHAHDIAKRKLSLAQRTLMKAGNLIGVTDSTEAMQKLSHVWMPLGKRVTIVGGGLVGLELAEFLIARGRQVCVLESTLHLGRELAIVRRWRVLHGIREHGGQLLAGVTVTAIEGNRVRYQTAEGESAEVGCDSVVLASGATPDTTLGDALSRAGLKVASIGDCQSLGYIEGAIAAGHRAGLQA
- a CDS encoding alpha/beta fold hydrolase, with translation MSEQDLPLPIGHFVTLDNGLRLHYLDEGSGPVVLWLHGSGPGASGYSNFKGNYSEFVAAGFRNLVIDLPGFGRSDKPDNIQYNLDFFVEAVSGLLKALEVQRCTILGNSLGGAIAIGLALAQPALIEKLILMAPGGVEERATYFEKIGIQRMVELFNAGPLTVDTMRQIMSLQLFDPSQLPDSLLAERVAVSLHQPHCLFSTMMVPNMTERLHELHVPILGFWGTNDNFNPVGGAMKILDNAPDARFIVLNRCGHWVQVEHRELFNRSCLEFLQG